The Streptococcus toyakuensis genome has a window encoding:
- the pulA gene encoding type I pullulanase, with protein sequence MLNYPVVIHFHRKNGDYAACSFSRKQADNVEKLYYENNFFGAKFSFTVTSQEKLENLKFSVEIDGTVKEYSVRYNYYPLLTEVWILEGDETVYYSENPAIASPYYKDQNPFAFDRAIHSASFDHHWGYQGELGYSLSDYQTSFKLWAPTATAVQVVVYENTSNDAPIWKTFNLERGNSYSYSHKYNTIGVWSLDLDENLAGKAYQYQIDFPHHQTVTRDPYTIATSPDGKRSVILSHQDRQVEGFVVKHGTEAPWRLENPCKAVICEMHIRDLTKSPTSGVAEHLRGTFLGAAQTGTVNQFGQATAFDYIKELGCNYVQLQPIFDRHKEYDEDGNVTYNWGYDPQNYNAPEPSFSSNPDDPGQVIRDLKTMVQAYHDAGIGVIMDVVYNHTFSTVDAPFQTTVPDYYYRMNPDGTFQNGTGVGNETASEHEMFRKYMIDSLLYWVQEYNIDGFRFDLMGIHNVKTMQAIRWALDEVDPRIITYGEGWDMGTGLATYDKAKKDNAYQMPNIGFFNDNQRDAVKGGEVYGAIKSGFVSGAATEPIIAKAILGSRELGSYLSPNQVLNYVEAHDNYNLHDLLATLHPDQSSDQIMRKVETATVMNLLMQGMSFMEIGQEFGRTKLIPTGEHGQLTSADRERAMNSYNAPDSVNQINWDLINERQESIDFVRQIIRLKTQTSAFSYPTYEEVYRHVFVHTAAENSGWIVYEIHGGPEHLLVVFNAKGTSLYFENAGNLEMLVTNSRSKQENVIDDTSVAVLKVLS encoded by the coding sequence ATGTTAAATTACCCTGTAGTCATCCATTTTCATCGAAAAAACGGGGATTATGCAGCCTGTTCATTTAGTAGAAAACAGGCGGACAATGTTGAAAAATTGTATTATGAAAATAACTTTTTTGGAGCAAAGTTCTCCTTCACAGTTACAAGTCAAGAAAAGTTAGAAAACCTGAAGTTTTCTGTCGAGATTGATGGGACAGTTAAGGAATATTCCGTGCGTTATAACTACTATCCGCTTCTGACAGAAGTTTGGATTTTAGAGGGCGACGAGACTGTTTATTATTCTGAAAACCCAGCCATTGCTAGTCCTTACTACAAAGATCAAAATCCATTTGCTTTTGATAGAGCAATACATAGCGCTAGTTTTGATCACCACTGGGGCTACCAAGGAGAACTAGGTTACAGTCTTTCAGATTATCAGACTAGCTTTAAACTTTGGGCTCCTACGGCTACTGCTGTACAGGTGGTTGTCTACGAAAATACCAGCAACGACGCTCCGATTTGGAAAACCTTTAATCTAGAGCGTGGTAATAGCTATTCATACAGTCATAAGTACAATACCATTGGTGTTTGGAGTCTAGACTTAGATGAAAATCTTGCTGGCAAGGCTTATCAGTATCAGATTGACTTTCCTCACCACCAGACTGTGACGAGAGATCCTTACACGATTGCCACAAGTCCTGACGGCAAACGTTCCGTAATTCTTTCTCATCAAGACAGACAAGTAGAAGGATTTGTGGTCAAACATGGAACAGAAGCGCCTTGGCGTTTGGAAAATCCATGTAAAGCAGTTATCTGTGAAATGCATATCCGAGATTTAACCAAATCTCCGACCTCTGGAGTTGCAGAGCATCTCCGTGGAACCTTCCTTGGTGCTGCCCAGACTGGAACTGTAAACCAATTCGGACAAGCAACCGCCTTTGACTATATCAAAGAACTTGGCTGCAACTATGTTCAACTCCAGCCTATCTTTGATCGCCATAAGGAATACGATGAGGATGGAAATGTAACCTATAACTGGGGTTATGACCCTCAAAACTACAATGCACCAGAACCAAGTTTTTCTAGTAATCCAGATGATCCAGGGCAGGTCATTCGTGATTTGAAGACCATGGTTCAAGCCTATCACGATGCGGGGATTGGTGTCATTATGGACGTGGTTTATAATCACACCTTTTCAACGGTTGATGCACCTTTCCAAACAACTGTCCCTGATTACTACTATCGTATGAATCCAGACGGTACCTTCCAGAATGGAACAGGTGTTGGAAATGAAACAGCCAGTGAACACGAAATGTTCCGCAAGTACATGATTGATTCTCTTCTATACTGGGTACAGGAATACAATATTGACGGCTTCCGTTTTGACTTGATGGGTATTCATAATGTCAAAACCATGCAAGCGATTCGTTGGGCGCTAGATGAGGTTGATCCCCGTATTATCACTTATGGAGAAGGCTGGGATATGGGAACAGGTCTTGCAACTTATGATAAGGCCAAGAAGGATAATGCCTACCAAATGCCAAATATCGGATTCTTCAATGATAATCAGCGTGATGCGGTCAAAGGAGGAGAAGTTTATGGTGCAATCAAGTCAGGATTTGTAAGTGGTGCAGCCACTGAACCAATCATTGCCAAGGCCATTCTTGGTAGCCGAGAATTGGGTTCTTATCTCAGTCCAAACCAGGTTCTCAACTATGTTGAAGCCCATGACAATTACAATCTTCATGATTTGTTGGCGACTCTTCATCCTGATCAAAGTTCAGACCAGATTATGCGCAAGGTTGAGACGGCGACAGTAATGAACCTTCTCATGCAAGGAATGTCCTTTATGGAAATTGGCCAAGAATTTGGTCGAACCAAATTAATTCCGACGGGTGAACATGGACAACTCACTTCGGCAGACCGAGAACGTGCTATGAATAGTTACAACGCTCCTGACAGTGTTAACCAAATAAACTGGGATTTAATCAATGAAAGACAAGAAAGCATTGACTTTGTCCGTCAAATTATTCGACTGAAAACACAGACTAGCGCCTTTTCTTATCCTACATACGAAGAAGTTTACCGTCATGTCTTTGTTCACACAGCTGCAGAAAATAGCGGATGGATTGTTTACGAGATTCACGGGGGGCCAGAACATCTATTGGTAGTATTCAATGCCAAGGGAACTTCCTTATACTTTGAAAATGCAGGAAATCTAGAAATGCTTGTGACCAATAGTCGTTCGAAACAAGAAAATGTCATTGATGATACTAGTGTCGCAGTGCTAAAAGTACTCTCTTAA
- a CDS encoding ATP-binding cassette domain-containing protein, which produces MIILQANKIERSFAGEVLFDNITLQVDERDRIALVGKNGAGKSTLLKILVGEEEPTSGEINKKKDISLSYLAQDSRFESENTIYDEMLHVFDDLRRTEKQLRQMELEMGEKSGEDLNKLMSDYDRLSENFRQAGGFTYEADIRAILNGFKFDESMWQMKIAELSGGQNTRLALAKMLLEKPNLLVLDEPTNHLDIETIAWLENYLVNYSGALIIVSHDRYFLDKVATITLDLTKHSLDRYVGNYSRFVELKEQKLATEAKNYEKQQKEIAVLEDFVNRNLVRASTTKRAQSRRKQLEKMERLDKPEAGKKAANMTFQSEKTSGNVVLTVENAAIGYDGEVLSQPINLDLRKMNAVAIVGPNGIGKSTFIKSIVDQIPFIKGEKRFGANVEVGYYDQTQSKLTPSNTVLDELWNDFKLTPEVEIRNRLGAFLFSGDDVKKSVGMLSGGEKARLLLAKLSMENNNFLILDEPTNHLDIDSKEVLENALIDFDGTLLFVSHDRYFINRVATHVLELSEKGSTLYLGDYDYYVEKKAEVEMIQAEEVSTNNQAKEASPVNDYQAQKESQKEVRKLMRQIESLEAEIEELESQSQAISEQMLETNDADKLMELQAELDKISHRQEEAMLEWEKLSEQV; this is translated from the coding sequence ATGATTATTTTACAAGCTAATAAAATTGAACGTTCTTTTGCAGGAGAAGTTCTTTTTGATAATATCACCCTGCAGGTTGATGAACGAGATCGAATTGCTCTTGTTGGGAAAAATGGTGCAGGTAAGTCTACTCTTTTGAAGATTTTAGTTGGAGAAGAGGAGCCAACTAGCGGAGAAATCAATAAGAAAAAAGATATTTCTCTGTCTTACCTAGCCCAAGATAGCCGTTTTGAGTCTGAAAATACCATCTACGATGAAATGCTTCATGTCTTTGATGACTTACGTCGGACGGAGAAACAACTTCGTCAGATGGAGTTAGAGATGGGTGAAAAGTCTGGTGAGGATTTGAATAAACTGATGTCAGATTATGATCGTTTATCTGAAAATTTTCGCCAAGCAGGTGGCTTTACTTATGAAGCTGATATTCGAGCGATTTTGAATGGATTCAAGTTTGACGAGTCTATGTGGCAGATGAAAATTGCTGAGCTTTCGGGTGGTCAAAATACTCGTTTGGCACTTGCTAAAATGCTCCTTGAAAAGCCCAATCTCTTGGTCTTGGACGAGCCAACCAACCACTTAGATATTGAAACTATAGCCTGGCTAGAGAATTACTTAGTAAATTATAGCGGTGCCCTTATTATTGTCAGCCACGACCGTTATTTCTTGGACAAGGTTGCGACGATTACTCTGGATTTGACTAAGCATTCCTTGGATCGCTATGTGGGTAATTACTCTCGCTTTGTCGAGTTGAAGGAGCAAAAACTTGCTACTGAGGCAAAAAACTATGAAAAGCAACAGAAGGAAATTGCTGTTCTAGAAGACTTTGTCAATCGCAATCTAGTCCGAGCTTCAACGACCAAACGTGCCCAATCTCGTCGTAAACAACTGGAAAAAATGGAGCGTTTAGACAAGCCTGAAGCTGGCAAGAAAGCAGCCAACATGACCTTCCAGTCTGAGAAAACGTCGGGCAATGTTGTTTTGACTGTTGAAAATGCAGCTATAGGCTATGATGGGGAAGTTCTGTCACAACCGATTAACCTAGACCTTCGTAAGATGAATGCTGTTGCGATTGTTGGTCCCAATGGTATTGGCAAGTCAACCTTTATCAAATCAATCGTGGATCAGATTCCTTTTATCAAAGGTGAAAAGCGCTTTGGCGCCAATGTTGAAGTTGGTTACTATGACCAAACCCAAAGCAAGCTGACACCAAGTAATACGGTTCTGGATGAACTCTGGAATGATTTTAAACTGACACCGGAAGTTGAAATTCGTAACCGTCTAGGTGCCTTCCTTTTCTCAGGAGATGATGTTAAAAAATCAGTCGGCATGCTGTCTGGTGGCGAAAAAGCTCGTTTGCTTTTGGCTAAATTGTCTATGGAGAACAACAACTTCTTGATTTTGGACGAACCAACCAACCACTTGGATATTGATAGCAAGGAAGTGCTAGAAAATGCTTTGATTGACTTTGATGGAACTCTTCTATTCGTCAGCCACGACCGTTACTTTATCAATCGTGTTGCAACTCATGTTTTGGAATTGTCTGAGAAGGGTTCGACTCTCTACCTTGGAGATTACGATTACTATGTTGAGAAGAAAGCAGAAGTAGAAATGATTCAGGCTGAGGAAGTTTCAACTAACAATCAAGCAAAAGAAGCAAGTCCAGTTAATGACTATCAGGCCCAGAAAGAAAGTCAAAAAGAAGTTCGTAAACTCATGCGACAAATCGAAAGTCTAGAAGCTGAAATTGAAGAGTTAGAAAGTCAAAGTCAAGCCATTTCTGAACAGATGTTGGAAACAAACGATGCTGACAAACTGATGGAATTACAGGCTGAACTGGATAAAATCAGCCATCGTCAGGAAGAAGCTATGCTTGAATGGGAAAAATTGTCAGAGCAGGTGTAA
- the ligA gene encoding NAD-dependent DNA ligase LigA, which yields MNKRMNELVALLNRYATEYYSSDNPSVSDSEYDRLYRELVELEAAYPDQVLADSPTHRVGGKVLDGFEKYSHQYPLYSLQDAFSREELEAFDARVRKEVAHPTYICELKIDGLSISLTYEKGIFVVGATRGDGSVGENITENLKRVKDIPLTLPEELDITVRGECYMPRASFDQVNQARQENGESEFANPRNAAAGTLRQLDTAVVAKRNLATFLYQEASPSTRDSQEKVLKHLEQLGFVVNPKRILAESMDEIWDFIQEVGQERDNLPYDIDGVVIKVNDLAGQEELGFTVKAPKWAVAYKFPAEEKEAQLLSVDWTVGRTGVVTPTANLTPVQLAGTTVSRATLHNVDYIAEKDIRKDDTVIVYKAGDIIPAVLRVVESKRVSEEKLDIPTNCPSCGSDLLHFEDEVALRCINPRCPAQIMEGLIHFASRDAMNITGLGPSIVEKLFAANLVKDVADIYRLQEEDFLLLEGVKEKSASKLYQAIQASKENSAEKLLFGLGIRHVGSKASQLLLQHFHSIENLAQADPEEVASIESLGGVIAKSLQTYFATEGSEILLRELKEAGVNLDYKGQTVVAGAALSGLTVVLTGKLERLKRSEAKSKLESLGAKVTGSVSKKTDLVVAGADAGSKLQKAQELGIEVRDEAWLESL from the coding sequence ATGAATAAAAGAATGAATGAGTTAGTCGCCTTACTCAATCGCTATGCGACTGAGTATTATAGCAGCGACAATCCGTCGGTTTCAGATAGTGAGTATGACCGCCTTTACCGTGAGTTGGTCGAGTTGGAGGCTGCCTATCCAGATCAAGTATTAGCAGACAGTCCGACCCATCGTGTTGGTGGCAAGGTTTTAGATGGTTTTGAAAAATACAGTCATCAGTATCCTCTTTATAGTTTGCAGGATGCTTTTTCACGTGAGGAGCTTGAAGCTTTTGATGCGCGTGTTCGTAAGGAAGTGGCTCATCCGACCTATATTTGTGAGCTGAAAATCGATGGCTTATCTATCTCGCTGACTTATGAAAAGGGGATTTTCGTTGTTGGGGCAACGCGTGGAGATGGTTCTGTTGGGGAGAACATCACAGAAAACCTCAAGCGTGTTAAGGACATTCCTTTGACCTTGCCAGAAGAACTAGATATCACAGTTCGTGGGGAATGTTACATGCCACGCGCTTCTTTTGACCAGGTTAACCAAGCTCGCCAAGAAAATGGAGAGTCTGAATTTGCCAATCCTCGTAATGCGGCAGCAGGAACTCTGCGTCAGCTGGATACAGCAGTAGTAGCCAAGCGTAACCTTGCCACTTTCCTCTATCAAGAAGCCAGTCCGTCAACTCGTGATAGCCAAGAAAAGGTTTTGAAGCACCTAGAACAACTAGGTTTTGTGGTTAATCCTAAGCGAATTCTGGCTGAAAGCATGGATGAGATTTGGGATTTTATCCAAGAAGTAGGACAGGAACGGGACAATCTGCCTTATGATATCGATGGGGTGGTGATTAAGGTCAATGACCTAGCAGGTCAAGAAGAACTTGGCTTTACCGTTAAGGCTCCAAAGTGGGCTGTAGCCTACAAGTTTCCTGCTGAGGAAAAAGAAGCTCAGCTTCTATCAGTTGACTGGACTGTGGGGCGTACTGGTGTTGTGACCCCAACTGCCAACCTGACTCCTGTTCAGCTTGCTGGTACAACTGTTAGCCGTGCGACCCTACACAATGTGGACTATATTGCTGAAAAAGATATCCGAAAAGACGATACGGTTATCGTTTATAAGGCTGGGGACATCATCCCTGCCGTTTTACGTGTGGTAGAGTCCAAACGGGTTTCTGAAGAGAAACTAGATATCCCTACAAACTGCCCAAGTTGTGGTTCTGACTTGTTGCACTTTGAAGATGAAGTGGCCCTTCGTTGTATCAATCCGCGTTGCCCTGCCCAAATCATGGAAGGTTTGATTCACTTTGCTTCTCGTGATGCTATGAATATTACAGGCCTTGGTCCATCTATTGTTGAGAAGCTTTTCGCAGCCAATTTGGTTAAGGATGTGGCGGATATTTACCGATTACAAGAAGAAGATTTCCTCCTTTTAGAGGGGGTTAAGGAAAAGTCTGCTTCTAAACTGTATCAAGCCATTCAAGCATCTAAGGAAAATTCTGCCGAGAAGCTCTTGTTTGGTTTGGGAATTCGTCATGTCGGAAGCAAGGCCAGTCAGCTCTTACTTCAACATTTTCATTCAATTGAAAATCTGGCTCAGGCAGATCCAGAGGAAGTGGCTAGTATTGAAAGTCTGGGTGGTGTGATTGCCAAAAGTCTTCAGACTTATTTTGCGACAGAAGGCTCTGAAATTCTCCTAAGAGAATTGAAAGAAGCTGGGGTCAATCTGGATTATAAAGGTCAGACAGTAGTAGCGGGTGCAGCTTTGTCAGGCTTGACCGTTGTATTGACTGGAAAATTGGAACGTCTCAAGCGCTCAGAAGCTAAAAGTAAACTCGAAAGTCTGGGTGCCAAAGTGACAGGTAGTGTTTCTAAAAAGACCGACCTCGTCGTGGCAGGTGCAGATGCTGGAAGTAAACTTCAAAAAGCACAAGAACTTGGTATTGAAGTTCGAGATGAAGCTTGGCTCGAAAGTTTGTAA
- a CDS encoding phospho-sugar mutase: MSYQENYQKWVDFAELPDYLRQDLENMDEKTKEDAFYTNLEFGTAGMRGLIGAGTNRINIYVVRQATEGLARLIESKGGNEKERGVAIAYDSRHFSPEFAFESAAVLAKHGIKSYVFESLRPTPELSFAVRHLNCFAGIMVTASHNPAPFNGYKVYGEDGGQMPPHDADALTTYIRAIENPFAVEVADVEAEKASGLIEVIGEAVDVEYLKEVKDVNINPALIEEFGKDMKIVYTPLHGTGEMLARRALAQAGFDSVQVVEAQATADPDFSTVKSPNPESQAAFALAEELGRQVGADVLVATDPDADRVGVEVLQKDGSYLNLSGNQIGAIMAKYILEAHKNAGTLPENAALCKSIVSTDLVTKIAESYGATMFNVLTGFKFIAEKIQEFEEKHNHTYMMGFEESFGYLIKPFVRDKDAIQAVLVVAELAAYYRSRGLTLADGIEEIYKEYGYYAEKTISVTLSGVDGAEQIKAIMAKFRNNAPKEWNATAITVVKDFKAQTATAADGTVTNLTTPPSDVLKYTLADGSWIAVRPSGTEPKIKFYIAVVGETNEESQAKIANIEAEINAFVK; the protein is encoded by the coding sequence ATGTCTTACCAAGAAAATTACCAGAAATGGGTTGATTTTGCGGAGCTTCCTGACTACCTTCGTCAAGATTTGGAAAATATGGACGAAAAAACAAAGGAAGATGCCTTCTATACTAATCTTGAATTTGGTACTGCAGGTATGCGTGGCTTGATTGGCGCTGGTACAAACCGCATCAACATCTATGTTGTTCGTCAAGCTACTGAAGGATTGGCTCGTTTGATTGAGTCAAAAGGTGGAAACGAAAAAGAACGCGGTGTGGCAATCGCCTACGATAGCCGTCACTTCTCACCTGAGTTTGCCTTTGAGTCTGCAGCAGTTCTTGCTAAACACGGCATCAAATCTTACGTATTTGAAAGCCTTCGTCCAACTCCAGAACTATCATTTGCAGTTCGTCACCTCAACTGTTTCGCAGGTATCATGGTCACAGCTAGCCATAACCCTGCTCCATTTAACGGTTACAAGGTTTACGGTGAAGATGGTGGACAAATGCCTCCACACGACGCGGACGCTTTGACTACTTATATCCGTGCAATCGAAAATCCATTTGCAGTTGAAGTTGCTGATGTAGAAGCTGAAAAAGCTTCTGGCTTGATTGAAGTCATCGGCGAAGCTGTCGATGTAGAATACCTCAAAGAAGTTAAGGACGTTAACATCAACCCAGCCTTGATTGAAGAATTTGGTAAAGACATGAAGATTGTCTACACACCACTTCATGGTACTGGTGAAATGTTGGCTCGTCGTGCTCTTGCCCAAGCAGGATTTGACTCTGTTCAAGTCGTAGAAGCTCAAGCAACTGCCGACCCAGACTTCTCAACTGTAAAATCTCCAAACCCTGAAAGCCAAGCAGCCTTTGCACTTGCAGAAGAACTTGGTCGCCAAGTTGGTGCAGATGTGCTTGTTGCAACTGACCCAGACGCTGACCGTGTTGGTGTTGAAGTTCTACAAAAAGATGGTAGCTACCTCAACCTTTCAGGTAACCAAATCGGTGCTATCATGGCTAAATACATCTTGGAAGCCCACAAAAATGCTGGAACTCTTCCTGAAAATGCGGCTCTCTGCAAATCTATCGTATCAACTGACTTGGTAACAAAGATTGCTGAAAGCTACGGCGCAACCATGTTCAACGTTTTGACAGGTTTCAAATTTATCGCTGAAAAAATCCAAGAATTCGAAGAAAAACACAACCACACTTACATGATGGGATTTGAAGAAAGCTTCGGTTACTTGATTAAACCATTCGTACGTGATAAAGACGCTATCCAGGCCGTTCTTGTCGTTGCTGAACTTGCTGCCTACTACCGTTCACGTGGTTTGACTCTTGCTGACGGTATCGAAGAAATCTACAAAGAGTATGGCTACTATGCAGAAAAAACAATCTCTGTTACTCTTTCAGGTGTCGATGGTGCTGAGCAAATCAAAGCAATTATGGCTAAATTCCGCAACAATGCTCCAAAAGAATGGAATGCAACAGCTATCACTGTCGTAAAAGACTTCAAAGCCCAAACAGCTACTGCTGCTGACGGCACTGTTACAAACTTGACAACTCCTCCAAGTGATGTGTTGAAATACACACTTGCTGACGGTTCATGGATTGCCGTTCGCCCTTCAGGGACAGAACCAAAAATCAAGTTCTACATTGCAGTTGTAGGGGAAACAAACGAAGAATCACAAGCTAAGATTGCTAACATCGAAGCAGAAATCAATGCTTTTGTAAAATAA
- a CDS encoding MutR family transcriptional regulator: protein MEHLGKVFREFRTSGNYSLKEAAGESCSTSQLSRFELGESDLAVSRFFEILDNIHVTIENFMDKARDFHNHEHVAMMGQIIPLYYSNDIAGFQKLQEEQLEKAKSSTNPLYFELNWILLQGLICQRDSSYHIKQDDLDKVADYLFKTEEWTMYELILFGNLYSFYDVDYVTRIGREVMEREEFYQEIGRHKRLVLILALNCYQHCLEHLSFNNASYFEAYTEKIIGKGIKLYERNVFHYLKGFALYQKGQCKVGCKQMQEAMHIFDVLGLPEQVAYYQEHYEKFIKN from the coding sequence ATGGAACATCTTGGAAAAGTATTTCGTGAATTTCGAACAAGTGGAAATTATTCTTTAAAGGAGGCGGCAGGGGAGTCCTGTTCAACTTCTCAGTTATCTCGCTTTGAGCTTGGGGAGTCTGACCTAGCAGTCTCACGTTTTTTTGAGATTTTGGATAATATTCATGTCACAATCGAAAATTTCATGGATAAGGCTAGGGATTTCCATAATCATGAACATGTTGCTATGATGGGACAAATTATTCCGCTTTACTACTCAAATGATATTGCAGGTTTTCAAAAGCTTCAAGAAGAACAACTTGAAAAGGCTAAGAGTTCGACAAATCCACTCTATTTTGAGCTGAACTGGATTTTGCTACAAGGTCTGATTTGTCAAAGAGATTCGAGTTATCATATAAAGCAGGATGATTTGGATAAGGTAGCAGATTATCTCTTCAAAACAGAAGAATGGACCATGTATGAGTTGATTCTGTTTGGTAACCTCTATAGTTTCTACGATGTAGACTATGTCACACGGATTGGTAGAGAAGTTATGGAGAGGGAGGAATTTTACCAAGAGATTGGTCGCCATAAGAGATTGGTTTTGATTTTGGCCCTCAATTGTTATCAGCATTGTTTAGAGCATCTTTCTTTTAACAATGCAAGCTATTTTGAAGCTTATACAGAGAAGATTATTGGTAAAGGTATTAAGCTTTATGAGCGTAATGTTTTCCATTATTTAAAAGGTTTTGCCTTGTATCAAAAGGGACAGTGTAAAGTAGGTTGTAAGCAAATGCAAGAGGCCATGCATATTTTTGACGTGCTAGGTCTTCCAGAGCAAGTAGCCTACTATCAGGAACACTACGAAAAATTTATCAAAAATTAA
- a CDS encoding MFS transporter, with translation MNRYAVQLISRGAVNKIGNMLYDYGNSVWLASMGTIGQTVLGIYQISELVTSILVNPFGGVISDRFSRRKILMAADLVCGILCLAISFIRNDSWMIGALIFANIVQAIAFAFSRPANKAIITELVEKDELVLYNSRLELVLQVVSVSSPVLSFLVLQFSSLHLTLLLDALTFFIAFVLVALLPKEEPMVQDKKLFTGKDIFADIKEGVHYIVKQREIFFLLVMASSVNFFFAAFNYLLPFSNQLYGVQGAYATILTMGAIGSIVGALLASKIKASMGMLLFLLALTGLGVMIMGFTLPSYLTFSGNFICELFMTIFNIHFFTQVQTKVEGEYLGRVLSSIYTLAILFMPIVTGLMTFLPSVHLYSFLIIGLGVVVLSFLALGYVRTRFEKET, from the coding sequence ATGAATCGCTATGCCGTACAGTTGATTAGCCGTGGAGCTGTTAACAAGATAGGGAATATGCTCTATGATTATGGAAACAGTGTTTGGTTGGCATCAATGGGAACGATAGGACAGACAGTTCTAGGGATTTATCAGATTTCTGAACTCGTCACATCTATTCTCGTAAATCCCTTTGGCGGAGTCATTTCAGACCGTTTTTCTCGTCGTAAGATTTTAATGGCGGCAGACCTTGTTTGTGGGATTCTTTGTCTGGCTATTTCTTTTATAAGGAATGACAGCTGGATGATTGGAGCTTTGATTTTTGCCAATATTGTTCAGGCTATTGCTTTTGCCTTTTCTAGACCAGCAAATAAGGCCATTATCACCGAATTGGTAGAGAAGGATGAACTGGTCCTCTACAATTCTCGTTTGGAGTTGGTCTTGCAGGTTGTCAGCGTGAGTTCTCCTGTACTTTCTTTTCTTGTTTTACAATTCTCAAGTCTCCATCTGACGCTCTTACTAGATGCTTTGACTTTTTTTATAGCATTTGTTCTAGTGGCCTTACTTCCAAAAGAAGAACCAATGGTTCAAGATAAGAAACTTTTTACTGGTAAAGATATTTTTGCTGATATCAAGGAGGGAGTTCACTATATTGTGAAGCAAAGGGAAATCTTCTTTTTACTAGTCATGGCTTCAAGTGTCAATTTTTTCTTTGCAGCTTTTAATTACCTCCTTCCCTTTTCAAATCAACTCTATGGAGTACAAGGTGCCTATGCTACTATTTTAACAATGGGTGCTATTGGGTCTATTGTTGGGGCGCTGCTAGCTAGTAAGATTAAAGCCAGTATGGGAATGCTTCTGTTTTTATTGGCTCTAACTGGACTTGGGGTAATGATAATGGGATTTACCCTCCCATCTTATCTTACTTTTTCAGGGAATTTCATTTGTGAACTCTTTATGACGATTTTCAATATTCACTTTTTTACTCAAGTACAAACCAAGGTTGAAGGTGAATATCTGGGAAGAGTTCTCAGTTCGATTTATACCTTAGCTATACTATTTATGCCTATAGTAACAGGTTTAATGACCTTTCTTCCAAGTGTCCATCTTTATTCTTTCTTGATTATAGGACTTGGAGTTGTCGTTTTATCTTTCTTAGCTCTAGGCTATGTTCGAACCCGTTTTGAAAAAGAGACATAA
- a CDS encoding thioredoxin: MEQFLDNIKDLEVTTVARAQEALDKKETATFFIGRKTCPYCRKFAGTLAGVVAETKAHIYFINSEEPSQLNELQAFRSRYGIPTVPGFVHIADGQINVRCDSSMSAQEIKEFAGL, from the coding sequence ATGGAACAATTTTTAGATAATATCAAAGACCTTGAAGTCACTACAGTTGCGCGTGCGCAAGAAGCTCTTGATAAAAAAGAAACTGCAACTTTCTTTATCGGTCGCAAAACTTGCCCTTACTGCCGTAAATTCGCAGGTACATTGGCAGGTGTCGTAGCTGAAACTAAAGCCCACATCTACTTCATCAATAGTGAAGAACCAAGCCAACTTAATGAATTGCAAGCATTCCGCTCACGCTACGGAATCCCAACTGTACCAGGCTTTGTTCACATTGCGGATGGACAAATCAATGTCCGTTGCGACTCTTCAATGTCAGCACAAGAAATCAAAGAATTTGCAGGATTGTAA